The Chryseolinea soli genome contains a region encoding:
- a CDS encoding YciI family protein has product MEKFMLIIREDLKRIGALTDEERFSNMPEQMEWIKSIAESGNYVTGEPLEIRGRYVSKNEVLSDGPFIEAKEGIAGYDMIMAENIDQAVAIAQMCPLVMKGVAVIEVRPVSMLDTLS; this is encoded by the coding sequence ATGGAAAAATTCATGCTGATCATTCGCGAAGACCTGAAACGCATCGGTGCGCTGACCGACGAGGAGCGCTTCTCCAATATGCCTGAGCAAATGGAGTGGATCAAGTCTATCGCCGAGTCGGGCAACTATGTCACGGGAGAACCGCTGGAAATTCGGGGGCGTTATGTGAGCAAGAACGAAGTGCTGTCGGACGGACCGTTCATTGAAGCGAAGGAAGGCATTGCCGGCTACGACATGATCATGGCCGAGAACATCGATCAGGCCGTTGCCATCGCGCAGATGTGTCCCTTGGTGATGAAGGGCGTGGCCGTTATTGAGGTGAGACCCGTGAGCATGCTCGACACGCTTTCGTAG
- a CDS encoding RNA polymerase sigma factor — protein sequence MASIEQAVDKLYKDHFGKMVGVLLYASRDIDPETAEDLVQDSFSAALTDWKSNGIPLNPAGWIYKVCRNKALNKIKKEKRTEGLNENTFQESVEIRFSESALDDQQLKLLFACAHPDLSPKVQVVITLKYVVNLKVDAIAGVLGMTVDGVDKLLLRARQKIRDEKILLEEPPPAALRPRLPIVHKIIYLIFNEGYKSFRGTEIIREELCEEALLLNKALMDAHLGNKHTAALHALMLFNSARFKSRFGLSGELLNLEEQDRSLWDKALIQLGNDFLHTSKGEEITSFHLEASIAFLHCRAHSFADTDWTTITQLYARLLKEHPNPFVELNYAIALFYSGQRLKAFQILHALERQPILNQYYLLNAALGKLHHLEGQDDLATQYLKKAHEQTGVAKERELIQKMILEIETGES from the coding sequence ATGGCCAGCATAGAGCAAGCCGTAGACAAACTTTACAAAGATCATTTTGGAAAAATGGTCGGCGTCTTGCTCTATGCCTCGCGCGACATCGACCCCGAAACGGCCGAAGATCTTGTCCAGGATTCCTTTTCCGCGGCACTCACCGATTGGAAAAGCAACGGCATACCTCTCAATCCCGCGGGGTGGATCTACAAAGTGTGCCGCAACAAGGCGCTCAACAAAATCAAAAAAGAAAAACGCACGGAGGGCCTCAACGAAAATACATTCCAGGAATCCGTAGAGATCCGTTTTTCCGAATCCGCTTTGGACGATCAACAGTTGAAACTATTATTTGCCTGCGCTCATCCCGATCTATCACCCAAAGTGCAGGTGGTGATCACGTTAAAATATGTTGTCAACCTGAAAGTAGACGCCATCGCCGGTGTGTTGGGCATGACGGTGGACGGCGTGGATAAATTGTTGCTCCGGGCACGGCAAAAGATCAGGGACGAAAAGATCCTGCTGGAGGAGCCTCCACCCGCGGCCCTGCGACCGCGATTGCCCATCGTCCACAAGATCATCTATCTCATCTTTAATGAAGGATACAAGTCGTTCCGCGGCACGGAAATTATACGCGAAGAACTATGCGAAGAAGCGCTGTTGCTGAACAAAGCCCTCATGGACGCCCACCTGGGCAACAAACACACCGCAGCACTTCACGCCCTCATGTTGTTCAACAGTGCCCGCTTCAAATCCCGCTTCGGTCTTTCTGGCGAGTTGCTGAACCTTGAAGAGCAGGATCGCTCGCTTTGGGACAAAGCCTTGATCCAATTGGGCAACGACTTTCTTCATACGTCAAAAGGCGAGGAGATCACTTCCTTTCACCTGGAAGCCTCCATAGCATTCCTGCACTGCAGAGCCCATTCGTTTGCCGACACCGACTGGACTACGATCACACAATTGTATGCGCGGTTGCTCAAAGAGCATCCCAACCCTTTTGTGGAGCTGAACTATGCCATCGCGCTTTTTTATTCCGGGCAAAGGCTGAAGGCGTTTCAAATCTTGCATGCACTGGAGCGTCAACCCATTCTAAATCAATACTACTTATTGAACGCGGCGCTTGGAAAACTACATCACCTCGAAGGTCAAGACGATCTGGCGACGCAATACTTAAAGAAGGCCCATGAACAAACGGGGGTTGCAAAAGAGCGGGAACTTATTCAGAAGATGATACTCGAAATCGAGACCGGCGAGTCATAA
- a CDS encoding DNA polymerase beta superfamily protein: protein MTLQELQKDSSSILFKCISGSQAYGLALPHSDTDIKGVFVLPKEEFYGLTYTDQINNATNDEMYYEIWKFVDLLLKNNPNILELLNTPADCILYRHPSMDLIRPEFFLSRLCNQTFGQYAYAQIKKARGLNKKILNPLDKKRKTVLDFCYVVQGQGSVPASEWLSNMHYRQEECGLVSINHMRDIYALFGPSPTQPFRGICSSERSDEVSLSSVPEGLTPAATLYFNKDGYTVYCKEYKQYWEWVDQRNEARYENTVEHGKNYDAKNMMHVFRLLNMAEEIARFNMVNVRRPDREWLLRIRAGEFAYDDLLQQADEKMQMVDELFKHSDLPETPDGELCEELLVKIRSEFTS from the coding sequence ATGACGTTACAAGAATTACAGAAAGATTCTTCCAGCATTTTGTTCAAGTGCATCAGTGGTAGCCAGGCCTATGGCCTGGCCTTGCCACATTCCGACACCGATATAAAAGGCGTGTTTGTCTTGCCCAAGGAAGAATTTTATGGATTGACGTATACCGATCAGATCAATAACGCCACAAATGATGAGATGTACTATGAGATCTGGAAGTTCGTCGACCTGTTGTTAAAAAATAATCCCAATATCCTGGAGCTTTTAAACACTCCGGCGGATTGCATTCTTTACCGTCATCCCAGCATGGATTTGATCCGGCCGGAATTTTTTTTATCCCGGCTTTGCAATCAAACCTTTGGGCAATATGCGTATGCTCAAATCAAGAAAGCGAGGGGTCTGAATAAAAAGATACTGAATCCGTTGGACAAGAAACGAAAGACGGTTTTGGATTTCTGTTATGTTGTTCAAGGGCAAGGCTCGGTCCCGGCAAGCGAATGGTTAAGTAACATGCACTATCGGCAAGAAGAGTGTGGCCTGGTAAGTATAAACCATATGCGTGACATCTATGCGTTGTTCGGGCCGTCGCCCACGCAGCCTTTCCGTGGAATCTGTTCCAGCGAACGATCCGATGAGGTGTCGCTGAGCTCGGTTCCCGAGGGCCTCACTCCTGCTGCGACGCTATACTTTAATAAGGACGGCTACACCGTGTATTGTAAAGAATACAAACAATATTGGGAATGGGTGGACCAGAGAAATGAAGCGCGCTATGAAAATACCGTTGAGCATGGAAAGAACTATGACGCCAAGAACATGATGCATGTTTTTCGCTTGTTGAATATGGCGGAAGAAATCGCCCGCTTCAATATGGTGAACGTGAGGCGCCCCGACCGGGAATGGCTCTTGCGCATCCGCGCCGGGGAGTTTGCGTATGATGATCTGTTGCAGCAGGCCGATGAGAAAATGCAAATGGTGGACGAACTGTTTAAGCATTCTGATTTACCCGAGACTCCCGACGGTGAACTTTGCGAAGAATTACTGGTGAAAATCAGAAGCGAATTCACCTCATAG
- a CDS encoding DNA polymerase beta superfamily protein — translation MKAIIQEKLRALEREFDIRILFACESGSRAWGFASADSDFDVRFIYVHKADFYLSLNDQRDVVELPVNEVLDISGWELRKALRLFRKSNAPLYEWLQSPVVYEADPGFVGEMRALMPRYFSPRAAMHHYLSMTLGIFESDLSGDTVRLKKYCYALRTLLACQWIVNHSEVPPMEFDKLRAIMRADLNETVDDLLRQKAVGDEKSSIASLASVNDYIREQMAICKRAVSETGVAVDDEPLNRIFRKYIV, via the coding sequence ATGAAAGCTATCATTCAAGAAAAACTGCGGGCCCTGGAACGGGAATTCGATATTCGGATCCTCTTTGCCTGTGAATCCGGAAGCCGCGCCTGGGGATTTGCCTCTGCCGACAGCGATTTTGACGTGCGGTTCATCTATGTTCACAAAGCTGACTTTTATTTGTCGCTGAATGATCAACGCGATGTGGTTGAGCTCCCGGTAAATGAAGTGCTGGATATCAGCGGATGGGAACTGAGAAAAGCGCTCCGTCTTTTCCGGAAATCAAACGCCCCACTTTATGAGTGGTTGCAGTCGCCGGTGGTTTATGAGGCGGATCCCGGTTTTGTCGGCGAGATGAGGGCACTTATGCCACGCTACTTCTCACCCCGTGCCGCCATGCATCACTATCTTAGCATGACGCTTGGTATTTTTGAAAGCGATCTTTCGGGAGATACCGTCAGGCTGAAGAAATACTGCTATGCGTTGCGCACGCTCCTGGCCTGTCAATGGATCGTTAACCACTCGGAAGTGCCGCCGATGGAATTTGATAAACTCCGGGCGATCATGAGAGCGGACTTGAATGAAACGGTGGATGATCTTCTGAGACAGAAGGCCGTGGGCGACGAGAAGAGTTCCATCGCAAGCCTGGCATCGGTTAATGATTATATCCGCGAGCAAATGGCGATCTGCAAAAGGGCAGTTTCGGAAACTGGCGTTGCGGTGGATGATGAACCGTTAAATCGCATATTCAGAAAGTACATCGTATGA
- a CDS encoding pentapeptide repeat-containing protein yields MEKKRNWEEVIDRINFSETKLPNTEYENCQFKQCTFINADLSNIKFSDCEFLDCNLSTTKLYQTSMQGVRFKQCKLLGLHFDNCNAFLFSVDFEDCILNLSTFYKLSLKKKIIKNCSLQEVDFANADLSGATFENCDLMGATFENTILEKTDFRTAYNFAFDPEKNKIKKAKFSREGLMGLLAKYDIEIE; encoded by the coding sequence ATGGAAAAGAAACGCAACTGGGAGGAAGTAATTGACAGGATAAACTTCAGCGAAACCAAACTGCCAAACACCGAATATGAAAATTGCCAGTTCAAGCAATGTACTTTCATCAACGCCGATCTTTCCAACATAAAATTCTCCGACTGCGAGTTCCTGGATTGTAACCTCAGTACCACCAAACTCTATCAAACCTCCATGCAAGGCGTCCGCTTCAAGCAATGCAAACTGCTGGGACTGCATTTTGACAACTGTAACGCTTTCCTTTTCTCGGTTGATTTTGAGGATTGTATTCTTAACCTGTCTACTTTCTATAAGCTCTCGCTCAAAAAGAAGATCATAAAGAACTGCAGCCTCCAGGAAGTCGATTTTGCCAATGCTGATCTCAGCGGCGCGACGTTTGAAAACTGCGATCTGATGGGAGCTACTTTCGAGAATACGATCCTGGAAAAGACTGACTTTCGCACCGCCTATAATTTTGCCTTTGATCCGGAGAAGAATAAAATCAAGAAAGCCAAGTTCAGCAGAGAAGGGTTGATGGGGTTGCTGGCGAAATACGACATCGAAATTGAGTAG
- a CDS encoding DUF4047 domain-containing protein: protein MANLLKKAMGLFVEFDEGPDDQRAPRNDSSPTPPPRATARAVLNAEELDKFGKHFEKLFDQQNLPGPDYYEFMKMMETLEAHIKDEKARISATFAALAIQGLTKEKLVETAKTYQEIIRHDQAQFEKTASEKRDKEIGQKLKDVQGLEENTARHAETIQKLTKEISDSQQAMEKLKQTIAEEEGKLNRNKQGYLTACEAMFGKIADDITKIQTNL, encoded by the coding sequence ATGGCTAATCTTTTAAAGAAAGCTATGGGCCTCTTCGTGGAATTCGATGAAGGTCCTGATGATCAACGCGCGCCGCGCAACGATTCTTCGCCAACGCCACCCCCACGCGCCACCGCACGGGCGGTGCTGAATGCAGAAGAACTCGACAAGTTCGGGAAGCACTTCGAGAAGTTGTTCGACCAGCAAAATTTGCCGGGACCGGACTACTACGAATTCATGAAAATGATGGAAACACTCGAAGCGCACATCAAGGATGAGAAAGCGCGGATCTCTGCCACGTTCGCGGCCCTCGCCATTCAAGGCTTGACAAAAGAAAAACTTGTCGAGACCGCGAAGACCTACCAGGAGATCATCCGTCACGACCAGGCGCAATTTGAGAAGACGGCGTCGGAAAAACGCGATAAGGAGATCGGTCAGAAGCTAAAAGATGTGCAAGGCTTGGAGGAAAACACTGCCCGCCATGCCGAGACCATCCAAAAGCTGACCAAAGAGATCTCGGATTCTCAACAGGCGATGGAAAAACTAAAGCAAACCATTGCCGAAGAGGAGGGCAAGCTGAACCGGAACAAGCAAGGCTACTTGACGGCCTGCGAAGCCATGTTCGGAAAGATTGCGGACGACATAACCAAAATTCAAACAAACCTATAA
- a CDS encoding PspA/IM30 family protein produces METQIFPADAQQLKSYWKRPGGKFGTLAGLGILGAIGYYVLPILTAVVWNTFNFGVALACLGVFLYCITHRKLRMSLFYLYEILMKKLVGVVIELDPFIIAEDYISDMQEEREKLYKQATDVDAQKEKIHAKMREKEGEINKLMTKAQVAKERGMMPELGNATRQIGRLKEYVQQLSPIFENLSRIGDYLTKVHKNSAYLIEDAKNELEVKKDLYKSVTSGNRALTSALKIFKGDPEKKMMVEQSMEFLKEDIAGKLANMKKAISYSSDFMKSIDLDNATYEKEGLKMLDKFNPDSEFKLAVSSRQSTGTSGSDYGDLLK; encoded by the coding sequence ATGGAAACACAAATTTTTCCTGCAGATGCACAACAATTGAAATCGTATTGGAAGCGACCCGGTGGAAAATTCGGTACGCTGGCCGGGCTGGGTATTCTCGGCGCCATCGGATACTACGTGCTGCCGATCCTCACCGCCGTGGTGTGGAACACTTTCAACTTCGGTGTGGCACTGGCCTGTCTGGGCGTATTTCTCTACTGCATAACGCATCGCAAGCTTCGCATGAGCCTCTTTTATCTCTATGAGATCCTCATGAAGAAACTGGTGGGCGTGGTGATCGAGCTCGACCCCTTCATCATTGCAGAAGACTACATCAGCGACATGCAGGAAGAGCGCGAAAAGCTCTACAAGCAAGCCACCGACGTGGACGCGCAAAAGGAGAAGATCCATGCCAAGATGCGCGAAAAGGAAGGTGAGATCAACAAGCTGATGACCAAAGCGCAAGTGGCCAAGGAACGGGGCATGATGCCCGAACTGGGCAACGCGACGCGACAGATCGGCCGCTTAAAAGAGTATGTCCAACAACTCTCGCCCATCTTCGAAAATCTGTCGCGCATTGGTGACTACCTCACCAAGGTGCATAAGAACAGTGCTTATCTCATCGAGGATGCGAAGAACGAATTGGAGGTGAAGAAGGATCTGTACAAATCGGTCACCTCCGGCAATCGTGCGCTGACCTCAGCGCTGAAGATCTTCAAAGGCGACCCGGAGAAGAAAATGATGGTGGAGCAGTCGATGGAATTTTTGAAGGAAGACATTGCCGGGAAACTGGCCAACATGAAAAAGGCCATCAGCTACTCGTCGGACTTCATGAAGTCGATCGACCTCGACAACGCTACCTACGAAAAGGAGGGCTTGAAGATGCTGGACAAATTCAATCCCGACAGCGAGTTCAAACTGGCCGTGTCTTCGCGACAGTCGACCGGCACGAGTGGTAGCGACTATGGTGACCTTTTAAAATAA
- a CDS encoding OmpA family protein produces MSVKVKTSGKVVMIVLVLAVIFVGKVGWWDKRPREAKQSQEIGRVALPDAPEASLAGQAMMLPLPAPKESVNGGTKIVWKIMAWNSQFPLMYANGGAVTTQGSLLDKAKLQVDISRQDDCFKSLADIVKFAQDYKDHPNSTPGVFASFMGDGMPAFFASLSKELEPLGPEYQPIAFYAMGKSYGEDQLMGPADWKKNPSSALGKTVACVLRDGDMNILLKWAGDNNLRVNPDETTFDKNAINLIAAADFLDAGNKYISGYKEKRKIVENGQKLSEEVTVGVDAVATWTPCDVNIAQKKGGLVTIANTKQYASQMPNITITIKKFAYDHRTDIENLIMALSQAGDQVRSFKEAKAFAASVSAKVYNEQSGDYWLKYYNGVTENDMQGVPVSLGGSMAFNLQDAANMFGLGKDGIDRYKIVYTTFGDILSKMYPEYMATYPQYSAVVDKSFLVSVIANHGELMEGKALQVAYSNEITSEVSSKSYQIQFETGSALIKPESYKLLDEILQSSVVAEGLKVGVYGHTDNVGGAQSNQALSEERANSVKSYLLSKGLSSQRIEAKGFGPSNPIADNATAAGRAKNRRVQIVLGE; encoded by the coding sequence ATGTCAGTAAAAGTTAAAACATCCGGAAAAGTAGTCATGATCGTGCTCGTGCTGGCCGTCATTTTCGTCGGCAAAGTAGGGTGGTGGGATAAACGCCCACGCGAAGCCAAGCAATCACAAGAAATCGGCCGTGTGGCCTTGCCTGACGCGCCCGAAGCGTCGCTGGCCGGTCAGGCCATGATGTTGCCCCTGCCCGCACCGAAGGAGTCCGTGAACGGTGGTACCAAGATCGTGTGGAAGATCATGGCGTGGAACTCGCAGTTCCCGCTCATGTATGCCAACGGTGGCGCGGTGACCACGCAAGGTTCCTTGCTGGACAAAGCGAAACTTCAGGTCGATATCTCGCGTCAGGACGACTGTTTCAAGTCGCTGGCCGACATCGTGAAGTTTGCGCAGGACTATAAGGACCATCCCAACTCCACACCCGGTGTGTTCGCGTCCTTCATGGGCGACGGTATGCCGGCCTTCTTTGCCTCGTTGTCGAAGGAGCTGGAGCCGCTGGGTCCCGAGTACCAGCCCATCGCTTTCTATGCCATGGGTAAATCATACGGCGAAGACCAATTGATGGGTCCTGCCGATTGGAAGAAGAATCCTTCTTCGGCCTTGGGTAAAACAGTAGCCTGCGTGCTGCGCGACGGTGACATGAACATCTTGTTGAAATGGGCTGGCGACAACAACCTGCGGGTGAACCCCGACGAGACGACGTTCGACAAGAACGCCATCAACCTGATCGCTGCTGCCGACTTCCTGGATGCCGGTAACAAATATATCTCCGGCTACAAAGAGAAGCGCAAGATCGTGGAAAATGGCCAGAAGCTTAGTGAAGAAGTCACTGTCGGTGTGGATGCCGTGGCTACCTGGACGCCTTGCGACGTGAACATCGCGCAAAAGAAAGGTGGTCTGGTGACCATTGCCAACACAAAACAGTATGCGTCGCAGATGCCCAACATCACGATCACGATCAAGAAGTTTGCGTATGACCACCGCACCGACATCGAGAACCTGATCATGGCGCTTAGCCAGGCGGGCGACCAGGTGAGATCGTTCAAAGAAGCCAAGGCGTTTGCCGCTAGCGTATCGGCCAAAGTGTATAACGAGCAAAGCGGCGACTACTGGCTGAAGTATTATAACGGCGTAACCGAAAACGACATGCAAGGCGTGCCTGTATCGCTCGGTGGTTCGATGGCCTTCAACTTGCAGGATGCCGCCAACATGTTTGGTCTGGGCAAAGATGGTATCGACCGCTATAAGATCGTGTATACTACCTTCGGCGATATTTTGTCGAAGATGTACCCGGAGTATATGGCGACTTACCCGCAGTATAGTGCAGTGGTAGATAAATCGTTCCTCGTGTCGGTGATCGCCAACCACGGCGAGCTGATGGAAGGTAAGGCCTTGCAAGTGGCGTACTCGAACGAGATCACGAGCGAAGTTTCTTCGAAGTCGTACCAGATCCAGTTTGAAACCGGTAGCGCGCTGATCAAACCCGAGTCGTATAAGCTGCTGGACGAGATCCTGCAAAGCTCGGTGGTCGCCGAAGGTTTGAAGGTAGGTGTGTATGGCCATACCGACAACGTAGGTGGTGCACAATCGAACCAGGCGCTTTCGGAAGAGCGTGCCAATTCGGTGAAGAGCTACCTGTTGAGCAAAGGTCTTTCGTCTCAGCGTATTGAGGCAAAAGGTTTTGGTCCATCCAATCCCATCGCCGACAACGCTACGGCTGCGGGTCGTGCCAAGAACCGACGTGTACAAATTGTTTTAGGTGAATAA